From the Halalkalicoccus sp. CGA53 genome, one window contains:
- a CDS encoding universal stress protein, whose protein sequence is MRILVPLDDSDPARRAVEHATTHYPDAETTLLHVIDPAASVVGGEVTDDFDPVVRSGREEATRLFDAITTAEEFDGRALATETVVGSPAREILAYAEESEMDQIVIGSHGRSGVSRALLGSVAETVVRRAPVPVTVVR, encoded by the coding sequence ATGCGGATCCTGGTACCCCTCGACGACTCGGATCCGGCGAGGCGGGCCGTCGAACACGCGACGACGCACTATCCGGACGCCGAGACGACCCTCCTGCACGTAATCGACCCGGCGGCGAGCGTCGTCGGCGGCGAGGTGACCGACGACTTCGATCCCGTCGTTCGCAGCGGGCGCGAGGAGGCAACGCGGCTGTTCGACGCGATAACCACGGCCGAGGAGTTCGACGGGAGGGCCCTCGCAACGGAGACCGTCGTCGGCTCGCCAGCCCGCGAGATCCTCGCGTACGCCGAGGAGAGTGAGATGGACCAGATCGTGATCGGGAGTCACGGCCGGTCGGGCGTCTCCCGTGCCCTCCTCGGCAGTGTCGCCGAAACTGTCGTCCGCAGGGCGCCCGTCCCGGTGACCGTCGTTCGCTGA
- a CDS encoding DUF1616 domain-containing protein, giving the protein MSGSREEREPNRLPTGAVSGVAGRVPRDIPVLGLLLAAGNGAVLAGLDPLSVWFGLVLALVLPGYALLTLVAPRGREAGGLGHAERLALSFATSLAVVPMLVLVLTVAVAAPLTTTTVLYAIDAFVLAALLAGLLRRLRLPREECYDLPVGRWLRGATDGLAAARENPLSVLLVLSMLLAVTTLGFAVAVPNDGERFTEFYLLTDGPDGPVAGEYPAELVEGEPETLLLGVENHERRPLGYEVDVEIQRVESDGGEVTVLERERLAELRLVLSHGESTTIEHDVAPEMTGERLRLYYTLSIEGSDEPYRELYLWVDVVPEGDGSDGEG; this is encoded by the coding sequence ATGTCCGGCAGCCGCGAGGAGCGAGAGCCGAACCGACTCCCGACCGGAGCCGTGAGCGGGGTTGCCGGGCGGGTTCCGAGGGATATTCCGGTGCTCGGCCTCCTCCTCGCCGCCGGAAACGGGGCGGTCCTGGCGGGTCTCGACCCGCTCTCGGTCTGGTTCGGGCTCGTTCTCGCGCTGGTCCTCCCGGGCTACGCACTGCTCACGCTCGTCGCCCCGCGAGGGAGGGAGGCGGGCGGGCTGGGCCACGCGGAGCGGCTTGCGCTCTCGTTCGCGACCAGCCTCGCGGTGGTGCCGATGCTCGTGCTGGTGCTCACCGTGGCGGTCGCCGCGCCGCTCACGACGACGACCGTGCTGTACGCGATCGACGCGTTCGTCCTCGCGGCGCTGCTGGCCGGACTGCTCCGCCGGCTCCGGCTCCCCCGAGAGGAGTGCTACGACCTCCCGGTCGGACGGTGGCTCCGCGGGGCGACCGACGGGCTCGCCGCTGCGCGGGAGAACCCGCTCTCGGTGCTGCTCGTCCTCTCGATGCTGCTCGCGGTGACGACGCTCGGGTTCGCGGTCGCGGTCCCGAACGACGGCGAACGGTTCACCGAGTTCTACCTCCTCACCGACGGACCGGATGGACCGGTCGCCGGCGAGTACCCGGCCGAACTCGTCGAGGGCGAGCCGGAGACGCTGCTTCTCGGCGTCGAGAACCACGAGCGGCGGCCGCTCGGGTACGAGGTCGACGTCGAGATCCAACGGGTCGAGAGCGACGGGGGCGAGGTGACGGTGCTCGAGCGCGAGCGCCTCGCCGAGCTGCGACTCGTCCTCTCACACGGCGAGTCGACCACGATCGAACACGACGTCGCCCCGGAGATGACCGGCGAGCGGCTCAGACTCTACTACACCCTCTCGATCGAGGGCAGCGACGAGCCGTACCGCGAGCTCTACCTCTGGGTGGACGTCGTCCCCGAGGGCGACGGGAGCGACGGCGAGGGGTAG
- a CDS encoding pyridoxamine 5'-phosphate oxidase family protein has translation MSRIPSTEMSAEERDEFLGNGGTGVLSLATDGEESPHTVPVSYGYDASEATFYFRLAVGPDTAKGSPADRPVSFVTYGQEGGRWRSVVARGRLEATTEEPIETRTLRGLDRVHIPLFDVFDEHPRTVPFEFYRLVPKELTGRKETSTGD, from the coding sequence ATGAGTCGGATACCGTCCACGGAGATGAGCGCGGAAGAACGCGACGAATTCCTCGGCAACGGCGGCACCGGCGTGCTCTCGCTCGCGACCGACGGCGAGGAGAGCCCGCACACGGTGCCCGTCTCCTACGGCTACGACGCGAGCGAGGCGACGTTCTACTTCCGGCTCGCGGTCGGCCCCGACACTGCGAAGGGATCGCCCGCCGACAGACCCGTCTCGTTCGTCACCTACGGACAGGAGGGAGGACGCTGGCGGAGCGTCGTCGCCCGGGGTCGTCTGGAGGCGACCACCGAGGAACCGATCGAGACCCGGACGCTTCGGGGTCTCGACCGCGTCCACATCCCACTGTTCGACGTGTTCGACGAACACCCGCGGACGGTCCCCTTCGAGTTCTACCGCCTCGTTCCGAAGGAGCTGACCGGCAGGAAGGAGACGAGCACCGGGGACTGA
- a CDS encoding phosphoribosyltransferase produces MFEDRAAAGRRLAAAVRDEAVPGDVVLAIPRGGLPLGRAVADALGVPLDVVVATKIGAPWNPELAVGAAASDGAYWTNEPLVADLGLDRTAFDRRRREAVASAGEKAERYRAGQPPLSLSGRRVVVVDDGVATGATTRACLRQVREAGAAHVTLAVPVAPTETLSALEEEVDAVVCLETPSPFGSVGEFYRSFEQVPDEVAMGYLDGR; encoded by the coding sequence GTGTTCGAGGACAGAGCGGCGGCCGGACGACGCCTCGCGGCCGCCGTCCGGGACGAAGCGGTCCCCGGAGACGTCGTTCTCGCGATCCCGCGCGGCGGCCTCCCCCTGGGCAGAGCGGTCGCCGACGCCCTGGGCGTCCCGCTCGACGTCGTCGTCGCGACGAAGATCGGCGCGCCGTGGAACCCGGAGCTGGCGGTCGGTGCGGCCGCGAGCGACGGGGCCTACTGGACGAACGAACCGCTCGTCGCCGACCTCGGGCTCGACCGGACGGCCTTCGACCGTCGGCGACGCGAGGCGGTGGCGAGCGCGGGCGAGAAGGCCGAACGCTACCGGGCGGGCCAGCCGCCGCTCTCGCTCTCGGGGAGACGTGTCGTGGTCGTGGACGACGGCGTCGCGACGGGCGCGACGACCCGGGCGTGTCTCCGACAGGTCCGCGAGGCGGGCGCGGCGCACGTGACGCTCGCGGTCCCGGTCGCCCCGACGGAGACGCTTTCGGCGCTCGAAGAGGAGGTCGACGCCGTCGTCTGTCTCGAGACGCCCTCGCCGTTCGGATCGGTCGGGGAGTTCTACCGCTCGTTCGAGCAGGTCCCGGACGAGGTGGCGATGGGATACCTCGACGGGCGCTGA
- a CDS encoding nucleotide sugar dehydrogenase translates to MSETTSVTRLYGSDEGPDEQRRAFLAGRVPVGVYGLGKMGLPLAAVFADVCRSVIGVDVDPAVVAATNAGRSHVDHEPGLDDLVERTVERGALSAVGDPAVAAREAVVHVVVVPTLLTRENAPDLSALETTLSAVASGLRRGDLVVVESTVPPLTCRDDALPLLEAESGLSRGEFGLGFCPERTQSGRALADIRGAYPKVVGGVDEESARAAALVYGEITDNEVIRVSSARVAEAVKVFEGVYRDVNIALANELAGYGDRLGVDAREAIAVANTQPFCDIHTPGPGVGGHCIPYYPYFLLDGNGGELGRLLRTARSVNDGMPKRVVETLSKAIVAEGRSLPGTTVAVLGLTYRPGIAETRATPARPIARLLAERGARVLTVDPVLGRAEASGFHGERVTVEELHAHDLDAAVLVTAHAEFETIDWGAFDELLVVDGRDALALDGTGHRVYTIGRGWS, encoded by the coding sequence ATGAGCGAAACGACGAGTGTCACGCGGTTGTACGGAAGCGACGAGGGCCCGGACGAACAGCGACGGGCGTTCCTCGCCGGGCGGGTCCCCGTCGGGGTGTACGGGTTGGGGAAGATGGGGCTACCGCTCGCCGCGGTCTTCGCCGACGTCTGCCGGTCGGTGATCGGCGTCGACGTCGACCCGGCCGTGGTCGCCGCGACGAACGCCGGCCGGAGCCACGTCGACCACGAGCCCGGGCTCGACGACCTGGTCGAGCGAACCGTCGAGAGGGGCGCGCTCTCGGCGGTCGGCGATCCAGCCGTCGCCGCGCGGGAGGCAGTTGTCCACGTGGTCGTCGTTCCGACGCTCCTCACGCGCGAGAACGCCCCGGACCTCTCGGCCCTCGAGACGACCCTCTCGGCGGTCGCGAGCGGCCTGCGCCGTGGGGATCTCGTCGTCGTCGAGTCCACGGTCCCGCCGCTGACCTGCCGGGACGACGCACTCCCCCTGCTCGAAGCCGAGAGCGGACTCTCGCGCGGCGAGTTCGGTCTCGGGTTCTGTCCCGAGCGCACCCAGAGTGGGCGCGCGCTCGCCGACATCCGCGGGGCGTACCCGAAGGTCGTCGGCGGGGTCGACGAGGAGAGCGCGCGCGCCGCGGCGCTCGTCTACGGCGAGATCACGGACAACGAGGTAATCCGCGTCTCGAGCGCGCGGGTCGCGGAGGCGGTGAAGGTGTTCGAGGGGGTCTACCGCGACGTCAACATCGCGCTCGCGAACGAGCTTGCGGGCTACGGCGATCGCCTCGGCGTCGACGCGCGAGAGGCGATCGCCGTAGCGAACACGCAGCCGTTCTGTGACATCCACACCCCCGGTCCCGGCGTCGGCGGCCACTGTATCCCCTACTACCCCTACTTCCTGCTCGACGGGAACGGCGGAGAGCTCGGCCGCCTGCTCCGGACCGCCCGGTCGGTCAACGACGGGATGCCGAAGCGGGTGGTCGAGACGCTCTCGAAGGCGATCGTGGCTGAGGGACGGTCGCTCCCCGGAACGACCGTCGCCGTCCTCGGGCTGACCTACCGGCCCGGGATCGCGGAGACGCGGGCGACCCCGGCCCGGCCGATCGCCCGGCTGCTGGCCGAGCGGGGGGCGAGGGTTCTCACCGTCGATCCGGTGCTGGGACGGGCCGAAGCGAGCGGGTTCCACGGCGAGCGCGTCACGGTCGAGGAGCTCCACGCCCACGATCTGGACGCCGCGGTGCTCGTCACGGCGCACGCGGAGTTCGAGACGATCGACTGGGGCGCCTTCGACGAGCTGCTCGTCGTCGACGGCCGGGACGCGCTCGCGCTCGACGGGACCGGCCACCGCGTCTACACGATCGGCCGCGGGTGGAGCTGA
- a CDS encoding PadR family transcriptional regulator gives MDDLTGFQRDLMYVICGSGEPHGLAIKGELEDYYSTEIHHGRLYPNLDALVHKGLVEKGQRDRRTNYYRLTERGEREVAARREWENQYLTGELTA, from the coding sequence ATGGACGACCTGACGGGCTTCCAGCGCGACCTCATGTACGTCATCTGTGGGAGCGGCGAGCCCCACGGACTCGCGATCAAGGGCGAGCTGGAGGACTACTACAGCACCGAGATCCACCACGGCCGGCTCTACCCGAACCTCGACGCGCTCGTTCACAAGGGGCTCGTCGAGAAGGGCCAGCGCGACCGGCGGACGAACTACTACCGACTGACCGAACGGGGAGAGCGCGAGGTCGCCGCCCGTCGTGAGTGGGAGAACCAGTACCTCACCGGAGAGCTGACCGCCTGA
- a CDS encoding DUF7344 domain-containing protein: MSDPLNPSDETASTGRVASSLSHGTVFRVLSNQHARYVLYHFIRNDDPVEDADALCASVRSIEARCEPDADPSGAGDRRRLVEEWLPPLVEVGAIEYDGRSGTVRYWRQPTLEEYAAHAAYQELGREAFS; the protein is encoded by the coding sequence ATGAGTGATCCTCTGAACCCATCCGACGAGACGGCGTCCACGGGGCGGGTCGCGTCCTCGCTCTCGCACGGGACGGTCTTTCGCGTGCTGTCGAACCAGCACGCCCGGTACGTGCTCTATCACTTCATCCGGAACGACGACCCCGTCGAGGACGCGGACGCGCTCTGTGCCTCGGTGCGATCGATCGAGGCGCGCTGCGAGCCGGACGCCGACCCCTCCGGGGCCGGCGACCGCCGCCGCCTCGTCGAGGAGTGGCTCCCGCCGCTCGTCGAGGTCGGCGCGATCGAGTACGACGGGCGGAGCGGAACCGTCAGGTACTGGAGGCAGCCGACGCTCGAGGAGTACGCCGCCCACGCCGCCTACCAGGAGCTGGGCCGCGAGGCGTTCTCGTAG
- a CDS encoding polysaccharide deacetylase family protein, protein MPTTNVHRRTLLAAVALGLAGCADLGGDDGEEEPEPDDERSDDESDDEEEDVDTEESETDQEDEVESGGEDAPLIDFRDLEQWELMAGELMPDREHYVTGELSANLNVDSGTEWARLERQGLGLDMTGSMPNVVCTIEAPDSMDQAIDVLLEDTGGNRMRLRARIRDTAEDAPFRSYDLGINDWNEEGSVDRTAIDSLRIQSQFNGGESGRVWVDSIDLQPLPETPLIMIQWDDGFESQYTEALPIQEDYDIPSNTFINTVNVGSNGRLTLDQLGELQDAGWEVSSHMMRHDSLLDLGPEEQEVQIRSAQEWLVGNGFETGADYFAYTYGEYDRSGYELVTEYHSLAMIGGEPSYGMPTNRGHVGRSGERTFEEARAYVDTLVEWGGIGALFWHRIPDETPHNEFESIMNYIDGRRDDGELEVITLSQLDELMGED, encoded by the coding sequence ATGCCTACGACGAACGTACACCGACGCACACTCCTCGCCGCAGTCGCCCTCGGTCTCGCGGGCTGCGCGGACCTGGGGGGCGACGACGGGGAGGAGGAACCGGAGCCGGACGACGAGCGATCGGACGACGAGAGCGACGACGAAGAGGAGGACGTCGACACGGAGGAGTCGGAGACGGACCAGGAGGACGAGGTCGAAAGTGGGGGCGAGGACGCCCCCCTGATCGACTTCCGTGACCTAGAGCAGTGGGAGCTGATGGCCGGCGAGCTGATGCCGGATCGCGAGCACTACGTGACCGGCGAGCTCTCGGCGAACCTCAACGTGGACAGCGGGACCGAGTGGGCCCGTCTCGAACGGCAGGGACTCGGCCTGGACATGACCGGGTCGATGCCGAACGTCGTCTGTACGATCGAGGCGCCCGACTCGATGGACCAGGCGATCGACGTCCTCTTAGAGGATACGGGCGGAAACCGGATGCGCCTCCGCGCGCGGATCCGCGACACCGCGGAGGACGCGCCGTTTCGCTCGTACGACCTCGGGATCAACGACTGGAACGAAGAGGGGTCGGTCGACCGCACCGCGATCGACTCGCTGCGCATCCAGTCGCAGTTCAACGGTGGGGAGTCCGGTCGCGTCTGGGTCGACTCGATCGACCTCCAGCCCCTGCCGGAGACGCCGCTGATCATGATCCAGTGGGACGACGGTTTCGAGTCACAGTACACCGAGGCGCTCCCGATCCAGGAGGACTACGACATCCCCTCGAACACGTTCATCAACACGGTCAACGTCGGGAGCAACGGTCGGCTCACGCTCGACCAGCTGGGGGAGCTACAGGACGCCGGCTGGGAGGTGAGCAGCCACATGATGCGCCACGACAGCTTACTCGACCTCGGCCCCGAGGAGCAGGAGGTCCAGATCCGCTCCGCACAGGAGTGGCTCGTCGGCAACGGCTTCGAGACCGGGGCAGACTACTTTGCGTACACCTACGGCGAGTACGACCGTTCGGGCTACGAGCTCGTCACGGAGTACCACTCGCTCGCGATGATCGGTGGCGAGCCCTCCTACGGGATGCCGACCAACCGCGGCCACGTCGGTCGTTCCGGCGAGCGGACGTTCGAGGAGGCGCGCGCGTACGTCGATACGCTCGTCGAGTGGGGCGGGATCGGCGCGCTGTTCTGGCACCGGATCCCCGACGAGACGCCGCACAACGAGTTCGAGAGCATCATGAACTACATCGACGGCCGACGCGACGACGGCGAGCTAGAGGTCATCACCCTCTCGCAGCTCGACGAGCTGATGGGCGAGGACTGA
- a CDS encoding GNAT family N-acetyltransferase, giving the protein MTVEIREVEDERWDRYVERSAATVFHRSGALDAIRGETGDALHRLVGYRGEEPVGILPLFVRTVAGTTVAFSPPPDLLLPYLGPALLTPPGCKPSKAERRHGVFVDAATEWLHRVYGPAYVHLRSGTRYTDPRPLSWNGFRIRPKHTYSLDTTRSREELLSTFSSDARRNVRGDEDVDCRIEVGDREAIRAIVEQVAARYRDQGESYPLDPGFVTALYDGLTPERFRPYACYRDGELIGGMLAPRDDRTVYRWQGGAKPDVELPVNDLLDWRIITDAVDDGLAEYDLVDADTRRLNGYKAKFNPALRPYYEMEWGRAHTRLLAGAYRRLRY; this is encoded by the coding sequence ATGACGGTCGAGATCCGGGAGGTCGAGGACGAGCGCTGGGATCGGTACGTCGAGCGCTCGGCGGCGACGGTCTTTCACCGGTCGGGCGCGCTCGACGCGATACGGGGGGAGACCGGCGACGCGCTCCACCGCCTCGTCGGCTACCGGGGCGAGGAGCCGGTCGGGATCCTCCCGCTGTTCGTGCGGACCGTCGCCGGGACGACCGTCGCCTTCTCGCCCCCACCCGACCTCCTCCTCCCATATCTCGGTCCGGCGCTGCTCACCCCACCGGGGTGCAAACCCTCGAAGGCCGAGCGGCGCCACGGCGTGTTCGTCGACGCCGCGACCGAGTGGCTCCACCGGGTCTACGGCCCCGCCTACGTCCACCTCCGGAGCGGCACCCGGTACACGGACCCGCGACCGCTCTCGTGGAACGGCTTTCGGATCCGGCCGAAACACACCTACTCGCTCGATACGACCCGCTCGCGGGAGGAGCTACTGTCGACGTTCAGCAGCGACGCCCGACGGAACGTCCGCGGTGACGAGGACGTCGACTGTCGGATCGAGGTCGGCGACCGGGAGGCGATCCGGGCGATCGTCGAACAGGTCGCGGCGAGATACCGAGATCAGGGCGAGTCCTACCCGCTCGATCCGGGGTTCGTCACGGCGCTCTACGACGGGCTCACCCCCGAACGGTTCCGCCCCTACGCCTGCTATCGGGACGGGGAGCTTATAGGAGGGATGCTCGCCCCCCGTGACGACCGCACCGTCTACCGGTGGCAGGGCGGCGCGAAACCCGACGTGGAGCTGCCGGTCAACGACCTGCTCGACTGGCGGATCATCACCGACGCCGTCGACGACGGCCTCGCCGAGTACGACCTGGTCGACGCCGACACCAGGCGGCTGAACGGCTACAAGGCGAAGTTCAACCCCGCGCTGCGACCGTACTACGAGATGGAGTGGGGTCGAGCCCACACCCGGCTCCTCGCCGGGGCGTACAGGCGACTCAGGTACTGA
- a CDS encoding ArsR/SmtB family transcription factor, translating into MGQDSVDGGTRNRGVSTDCARLFDVLGNACSRRILTAGRERWVSVDDLLEVCEASQTTIYRRVNDLIELNLIEESVRFTDDGQRQRTFRTSVTAISLSLGPNGFEARVSSSPDASAFDELLLDEATLDDLEITLSGRDVRFRVTANGRENHSPTDRR; encoded by the coding sequence ATGGGACAGGACTCGGTGGACGGGGGGACGAGGAACAGGGGGGTCTCGACCGACTGCGCGAGGCTCTTCGACGTGCTCGGTAACGCGTGTAGCCGCCGGATCCTCACCGCGGGGAGGGAGCGGTGGGTGAGCGTCGACGACCTCCTCGAGGTCTGTGAGGCCTCCCAGACGACGATATACCGCCGCGTGAACGACCTCATCGAGCTGAACCTCATAGAGGAGTCGGTCCGGTTCACCGACGACGGCCAGCGCCAGCGGACGTTCCGGACGAGCGTCACCGCCATCTCGCTCTCGCTCGGACCGAACGGGTTCGAGGCGCGGGTCTCCTCGAGTCCCGACGCGTCGGCGTTCGACGAGCTGCTGCTCGACGAGGCGACCCTCGACGACCTCGAGATAACGCTGAGCGGACGCGACGTCCGCTTCAGGGTCACGGCCAACGGCCGCGAGAACCACTCCCCGACCGATCGACGGTGA
- a CDS encoding universal stress protein, whose translation MYDRILVPTDGSEPANRAVEHTLALAEQYGATVHALHVVDTSRYGEPALSSTEIVLHELEDRGHDLLDEIADRADDRGLVVETRLCHGRPHREITDYADEIGTDLIVLGYQGQSHEREGHIGSVAERVVRHAGRPVLTA comes from the coding sequence ATGTACGACAGAATCCTCGTTCCGACCGACGGGAGCGAACCGGCCAACAGAGCGGTCGAGCACACGCTCGCCCTCGCCGAACAGTACGGGGCGACGGTCCACGCGCTCCACGTCGTGGACACCAGTCGGTACGGCGAGCCAGCGCTGAGCAGCACCGAGATCGTCCTCCACGAACTCGAAGACCGCGGTCACGACCTGCTCGACGAGATCGCCGATCGGGCCGACGACCGTGGACTCGTCGTGGAAACGAGGCTCTGTCACGGTCGCCCACACCGGGAGATCACGGACTACGCCGACGAGATCGGGACCGACCTGATCGTCCTCGGCTACCAGGGTCAGTCCCACGAGCGAGAGGGCCACATCGGGAGCGTCGCCGAGCGCGTCGTCAGACACGCCGGCCGTCCGGTGCTCACCGCGTAG
- a CDS encoding alkaline phosphatase family protein, producing MRTLLIGLDAACSRVLDPLAAAGEIPRIAAIREAGVAAPLASQIPPWTASAWPTLYTGTNPGKHGVFDFLAFDGYDWDVVTASDVRTPALWEILTDHGLSSVVVNVPVTAPPPEIDGAVVPGYTAPEGPACHPDGLLDEIEAAIGGYRVYPRTGAESTDERVEGYREVIRMRGDATSYLVDRYDPAFCFVQFQVTDTVFHECAGASEAVRAVYRAVDEQVGRLYDRCAPETVVVASDHGMGPYEREEFRVNEFLRRRGYVATRRGGLDGMPSWGTLRERLVDASGTDAERPVPRSARLMRAAASVGVTSQRLEALLDRLGLTELALRVIPRDAIRAGTDQVDFARSTAYMRSRIECGVRLNVEGREPAGVVPEGGYEAVRRELIDELAAVRTPDGSPVFDEVGPREAYFEGPAVGRAVDVVTVPAGFEQFLSARLGGGEFAPPSEPWNHTLEGTVAIAGEGIEPGWSLEGARLVDVAPTVLALCGVARTDAMDGEVLPVVDPVGTEAYDGDWHERRPAGSVRNGSSRDVERRLSDLGYLEDR from the coding sequence ATGAGAACACTGCTGATCGGACTCGACGCCGCCTGTTCTCGGGTCCTCGACCCGCTCGCGGCCGCGGGCGAGATCCCACGGATCGCGGCGATCCGCGAGGCCGGCGTCGCGGCACCGCTCGCCTCGCAGATCCCACCGTGGACCGCGAGCGCCTGGCCCACGCTCTACACCGGGACGAACCCCGGGAAACACGGCGTCTTCGACTTCCTCGCGTTCGACGGCTACGACTGGGACGTCGTCACCGCGAGCGACGTACGGACGCCGGCGCTCTGGGAGATCCTCACCGACCACGGCCTCTCGAGCGTCGTCGTCAACGTCCCGGTCACGGCCCCCCCACCGGAGATCGACGGCGCGGTGGTTCCCGGCTACACGGCTCCCGAGGGCCCGGCCTGTCACCCGGACGGGCTGCTCGACGAGATCGAGGCGGCGATCGGCGGGTATCGCGTCTACCCGCGGACAGGTGCGGAGAGCACCGACGAGCGGGTCGAGGGCTACCGCGAGGTGATCCGGATGCGCGGGGACGCGACGAGCTACCTCGTCGATCGGTACGACCCGGCGTTCTGCTTCGTCCAGTTCCAAGTGACCGACACCGTCTTCCACGAGTGTGCTGGCGCTTCCGAGGCGGTCCGGGCGGTCTACCGGGCGGTCGACGAGCAGGTCGGCCGTCTCTACGACCGCTGTGCGCCCGAGACCGTCGTCGTCGCGAGCGACCACGGGATGGGGCCGTACGAGCGCGAGGAGTTCCGCGTCAACGAGTTCCTCCGCCGGCGGGGCTACGTCGCGACCCGTCGCGGCGGCCTCGACGGGATGCCGTCGTGGGGCACGCTCAGGGAACGCCTCGTCGATGCCTCCGGGACCGACGCCGAGCGACCGGTCCCCCGGAGCGCCCGTCTCATGCGCGCGGCGGCGTCGGTGGGCGTGACGAGCCAGCGCCTCGAGGCGCTTCTCGACCGCCTCGGTCTCACGGAGCTCGCGCTCCGGGTCATCCCGCGCGACGCGATCAGGGCGGGAACCGACCAGGTGGACTTCGCGAGGTCGACGGCGTACATGCGCTCGCGGATCGAGTGTGGGGTCCGTCTCAACGTCGAGGGGCGAGAGCCGGCGGGGGTCGTCCCCGAGGGCGGGTACGAGGCCGTGAGACGGGAGCTGATCGACGAACTCGCCGCGGTCAGGACGCCCGACGGCTCGCCGGTCTTCGACGAGGTCGGCCCGCGCGAGGCGTACTTCGAGGGGCCGGCGGTGGGGCGAGCGGTCGACGTGGTCACCGTCCCCGCCGGGTTCGAACAGTTCCTCTCCGCACGCCTCGGCGGCGGGGAGTTCGCGCCGCCGAGCGAGCCGTGGAACCACACGCTGGAAGGGACGGTCGCGATCGCCGGGGAGGGGATCGAGCCGGGATGGTCGCTCGAGGGCGCCCGGCTAGTCGACGTCGCGCCGACCGTTCTCGCGCTCTGCGGGGTGGCCCGCACCGACGCGATGGACGGCGAGGTGCTCCCGGTGGTCGACCCCGTCGGAACCGAGGCGTACGACGGCGACTGGCACGAGCGCCGGCCGGCCGGGTCCGTGCGGAACGGGAGTAGCCGCGACGTCGAGCGGCGGCTCTCGGACCTCGGCTACCTGGAGGACCGATGA
- a CDS encoding universal stress protein: MARRILVAMDGSPQADAALEYACTALTDPEITVLFVVDPFGYYEAGFGASEGFGEWVARLEARAETLFERSERRADAHGVEIDTAVERGRPDRAIVEHAVENGFDAIVLGAHGRSERESVLLGSVADTVARRAPMPVTVVR, translated from the coding sequence ATGGCTCGTCGAATCCTCGTCGCGATGGACGGCTCGCCACAGGCCGACGCCGCGCTGGAGTACGCCTGTACCGCTCTCACCGACCCCGAGATCACCGTCCTGTTCGTGGTCGACCCGTTCGGCTACTACGAGGCCGGGTTCGGCGCATCGGAGGGGTTCGGGGAGTGGGTCGCACGCCTCGAGGCGCGCGCCGAAACGCTGTTCGAGCGGAGCGAGCGCCGCGCGGATGCACACGGCGTGGAGATCGACACCGCGGTCGAACGGGGCCGACCAGACCGTGCGATCGTCGAACACGCCGTGGAAAACGGGTTCGACGCGATCGTTCTCGGCGCACACGGCCGGAGCGAGCGCGAGAGCGTGCTCCTCGGGAGCGTTGCGGACACCGTGGCCCGTCGTGCGCCGATGCCAGTGACGGTCGTTCGGTGA
- a CDS encoding universal stress protein, with product MARTILVPVDESIQARAAFEFAVSEYADDRLVLVHVVDPIDAIYVSEPSVWNETMIDRRRERAETLLADLGAIAGEAGVAVETAIERGDPSRAILAAAADTDADLIVMGSHGRSGVSRVLLGSVAETVARRSPIPVTIVR from the coding sequence ATGGCACGGACGATCCTCGTTCCGGTGGACGAGTCGATACAGGCGCGGGCGGCGTTCGAGTTCGCGGTCTCGGAGTACGCCGACGACCGTCTGGTGCTCGTCCACGTCGTTGACCCGATCGACGCGATCTACGTCTCCGAGCCGAGCGTCTGGAACGAGACGATGATCGACCGCCGCCGCGAGCGCGCCGAAACGCTGCTCGCCGATCTGGGGGCGATCGCGGGGGAGGCGGGCGTCGCCGTCGAGACCGCGATCGAACGCGGTGACCCCTCACGGGCGATCCTGGCGGCCGCCGCCGACACCGACGCCGACCTGATCGTGATGGGAAGCCACGGTCGGTCGGGCGTCTCCCGCGTCCTCCTCGGCAGCGTCGCGGAGACCGTCGCACGCCGCTCGCCGATCCCAGTGACGATCGTCCGGTGA